The Liolophura sinensis isolate JHLJ2023 chromosome 6, CUHK_Ljap_v2, whole genome shotgun sequence genomic sequence AATTTAAATGGATGTATTAATACTGCTAAAGATATCATCACTGTACCCAAGTCATCTATAGGCTGATGGAAATACGTATTTGACTGTTAGTTACCGCAGTCATCAATTTCAAACAGAAGCGCTCAGTATAAAACCCCCCCAACTCTTGGATTTGTAGCCTACATACAGAGATTGTCAATGACAAACTTCCCCACGAGTCACATACAGATGCATGTCTGTTGGAAGGTTAGTGATCTCAGAAAACTTTATGTTAGACAACATCAATGGCCGCTTGACAAGGGCTGTAGACCCCTTATTTCCACCGGGGTAAGAAGAACAGTGATTTGCATGAATATCATTGATTCCCCGCTGGAGAAACATTCCCTTCCTCTAATCCATTCCATTCTTGTAATTCAGTGATTCCAACTCTTGCCAAACACGTCCTTTAGGTCACAGAATCATAACTAACCAGTAATGTTTACCATAGTATGACAACAATTAAGAACTCTGAATCTCACACATCAATAGGTGTGTCATATTGCTGGAATTGTCGAACTGTAATACGTATACTAAAATGTACTACTCATGTAAGATCTAAGAATGTAACatacaatttatatttgtttatttatttttcaattgtTTCACGTTACACTGAAGAATTTTGACTTTAACAATGGTAGTCAACTTTACTGGCAGAGGAAACCCGAATGCTCAGGGCAAACCACTGACCAATGGCAAATTACTGATAAACTTGCTCACATATGATTTCCTTGTACACATATGCATagcatactggtggaagacaaagtgGTTTTCAACAGGCTAATTTAAACGTCCACGTGAGTATCATCAACTGCTCCCTGTCCCATGATGAAAGCAGGGGAATCCACAACCTCCCTGTCCAACAACAGGACTGAGCCCAACACTTGGGTTTCCATTAGAATTTATACATTGTTCCAGTTACAAAAGGCTTAAATGTGTAGATATACAGAGGTATAATGTCCATAtgaattacatacatttatatggacAGGAAGGCAGTGCGCAAATAAATCTCAGCAAGCCATATGCAGCTTTTGCatgtgaaaaacaacaaaaatgcttATGAAAACATGTATTCGGCTAAGTAACAATACTAAATGACAAGTATTCAGTCAAATACGTTACAGTCAGCATGGTCAGTATGTGAATGTAGTAGGTACTGGTAAAGTAGAAGTTTGAACTTTCGTATATCAATGTACTTTGTTACGAGGAAAATCCAAGAACAAAAAAGTCcttatgaagtacatgtaccagtacaaaAGACTAGCTTCAACAACAGTATACACAAACAAGGTACAAacttttcttaaaaaaataacaagtaaATGTTTCTGTTCTCATTCAAATGTTGGCGAAATAAATAGTACTGGTACATTTGTAAATTGTGTTCTGACTGAAATAGTCTTCTCGTACTTGTAGCACATGCACTTCCAAGCATACCATAAATATAAGCTCTGTTTtcgcttttgtttttctcgCTTCATGCAAACTTAACATTCTTCCACTCTTtcacgtttgcaaggtgtttattcgagcatattctgaaggcattctgtgcagactgataaaattacactttttattAAACAACCAATCctaccaatgtagttttggttccaaaatcaacttaaaaatgtgcataaactgcactgaaagttgctttatcatatgtgaaaatattgaggaattagggtaatattTCAGGTTTTTGCTAAAAATGTAGACCATGAGAGTGCACACAAGGAGAACCCTGACTGTATACAACACAGCTGACAAACCGTGTTTCATAAATGTACAGCGTCATGACTGGAAGGTaagacatatgtatatataacaggaatgtacacattttacaaTAAGTCTGAAATGGAACATTTAATttgcatataaatacatgataaatgtacacatgttccCCCAATACATAATACCTCACTTCAAGGCTAGAGGAGTTTGATTATAGCTAAGTTGTATTTACCataatttacaaatatactgtatgtatcagACAGGATACAAAGTTTAGATTTATGTACAATGATAGATGGAACTGTTCAGCTCTCAACTATTGCCATTCCTCAACTTTTTGTACGTGCCACATAAtctgaaataagaaaacactcTGTTTTGAAATTCTTGAATCTGCTTTCATATGTTTTCATAGAAAAATTCAAACTTAACACCAAAAATTACATTGAAGTTCTGTCTTGTCCATGGCACATGCAAAACTTTGACAAATTCAACAATGTCAGCCTACCAGAGAAACAATAATCTCCATTTAGGAagaagatgcatgtacatgtttgtgaaaTGCTGAGATGTTCAAAATAATGACCTCGACACTGTACAACAAACCCTCTAACGCTTGAGCTGTTCTATCAACCATTCTTCAGTGAATTCATCTGAACTCCGCAATTCAAAAACCTGAAAGACAGAACAGAATATGACATCTAGAAGAAGAAAACAGGGCCTCACCACTAGAAATAATGTGTAAACACCTCtgatcacacatgtacagaaacAGCCAAACCATGTAGGCAAACCAAATGTTGAATAGTATTCCAAACTTCCAAATGCAGCTCAATTCAggtttcagttttaatataacAGTTACATAATGTTAATGTAGCAGTAGTCAGGGCATCTCTTCTGAAGTTTTCACATTTTGGCAACGTTTtgatttacaaaaacaaagtaaatacaGTAGGAGTTGTCCAGCTTTCATGGAGTTTACCTTTGTGGCCTTCAAGTCAGTCACCAGTTGTGTCTTACTGCCGGCATACATCAtttgctgttctggtttacaCCCTAcccaaaatgaaaatgttgttcaaattttaattgaacgtaaaattaaaaacaatcaTTATTAAAGAAAGAGGCTACCCTTACAAACATATTTGTTGCACACAGCTTATGTCATATGTAAACAACTGAGTGACAGgtgcaatttttttcatgtcttACAATCTAGGTAGATAGCAATTTTTGCAACAAATTTCAGCGttgttcattttaatacttTAATGAGGTACATCTTCCCGCACTATGGCAACTGAGGTCCAAGCCAGCCTGACAACTGTTCTCTGGTTTTCCCAAAAATCATTATTGCAAAGGCAGGGAGGAATGGCTTCCTTAAGGTTCCTTAGATTTGATCCATGCAGTACATTGCTGTTATCCCACAAGCATGTCTCCATGGTTAGCATCTGAATGATTAGCCTTTAACAATGTCAATACTAGGCTATCCAACAAATGTTTACCACAAACAGTAAATCCTAGTGGACCCATACCTGCAGGACTGACGAAGATGAAGGCCAAAGGGTAGGAAACTCGTCCGTCGTCATGTTTGAGTACATAGCTGAACAGGACGTAGGAGGGTCTCTGCTGTGGCAAATCTTCCTGTACCTCCTCCACTGTACAGTCCTGTCCACAGAACAGACAAAAagttatcattcattcatcattcagcacttatgtatgtatattggtACACGTATGTTCagggtttcacgtcgtacttaacaagttttcagccaTTTGGCGAacaggagtcattaggtgtgtgtacatatactgtgtctccttgtggcaggtaGAATCCATGTAATCCATGacgtatcatgccaaagacacccaacatgacaccccaccgagtcacattatactgacacctgacctGTTTCCTAGTtataacctttcagtgctgaatgccaagtgaggaagcaacaagtaccatttttttgttttgttttttaggtctttggtatgacctgacctgggtttgatccctggcGTCTCAACTTTCTGGTGGGcactttaaccattaggccaccataGCAGTCTAATCTTCCATCATTTATACAAATGACAGAGACATTGAAATACCTCTGAATAAGACTTTATATTACCTGTGAAGAAATTtccacccccccaaaaaaacaccaaaattttaATACCTTAATTCAGTCTCGATTCTACCACCATCAAAAcaatttacaagaaaaatgGCTTATGTGCACTATTTCCAATGCTCCCGTCATTTCATGAATAAGAAAAGTAAACTGTCCTTCACATGACTGGATTTTGATAGTGATCTTGAATATCTGATAATTTATAAAAAATGAATTACCATTGATAATGAGTGCAACTGCACTTTTCCCAATTGAAGACTAACCTTTATTCAAActtgtaaatcattttttgaCCTTGCAAAGTATATGAAGGAAAAATGATGAACAGAGCTTGAAAAATGGTTCTTTGGCACTTTGGCAACTAGTTGAATGCCATCAGCCCATGTCATCAATGGTTTTCGAACTGCATGAACTCACCTCATACTCTTCATCAAGTACAATAGTCATTGCCTTCTGATCGATTtttactgcaaaacaaaatttataatcCCTGATTTCTCAGACCTTCAAGAAGAGACCTTAACAGTACAACATCTAATTACTCATACACAATAAAATCTACAATAAGATTTGTCATCATGATTGGCACTGTGCATCACAAGCTACAGACCTATTCAAGCTTGCTCTACTTAGTGTGAACATCTATCATACCAAGGATGGCCGTGGTCATTTATAATAGCCAAGGAGCCTCTGATCAATGCGCCCCTCgctagttcaagtccagctcatgctggcttcctctaaggCTGTATGTgtgaaggcctggcagcaacctgtggatggtcatggatttctcccaggctctgcccactttccttctaccataatgctggccaccgttgtataagtgaaatattcttgagtatggcgtaacacaccaacaaaataaataaataaataaatagatactaTACCAAGCCAGTATGTGAGGACACACCTGAAACCTTAGTCTCTTGATTTAGCTGAGGCtgtttttgaacaaaaatacCTCATTGATGAGGTATTAATGCTTTTGAATACTTGGTCCTTTGGATACTTTGTCCAGTGGCAGCCTAAGCAGTTTGTCGTTACAGGATTTattacatgatgaaagctcACATAGTCAAGTAATGCATACATTACAGGCCATTTTTTTCAGGAAAGGCAACTGATGGCCAAAAAAAAACGCCGAAGAAAGTCTGAAAATACCTCATCCTACCGCCAAATTACATTAGCAATCACCTGTTCCGACAAAATcagctgcttttgttttttctaaatttaaacaaaaaaaaaaaaaaaacagcagccAACTGGAGGAAAATTTCCATGCCTGCAAGTATTCAAAAGTTAATGCTGTGTTTTAATACACATGCCATAGCTTTTTTATAACTTcatgcaattacatgtacatcacacttATGTTTCAGTGTTTTCACTGCCATTCCATTCGCTCTGAATTAAAGTGCGCTAAAAAATCATGCAGAGTCCATGGAAAGATTTTACGTAATTCCCTTTCTCAGAAGAGTTAATGGACGAATAATCACAATCTCCTGCTCGTGGAAACACACCACAAGGCATTACCATTCTTCACTCAGCCAGACCACCCAGCCCTGCATAGGCATATGTAGGCATATGCAAAGCCATCATAGCCTGAGGGGTATGAGAAATCCATTTACTCGGTACTAGAATAACAATACTTACACACAATAGCAGCATTAGTTTTTTGTTTTCGAAATctgaatttttcacatttctttaaCACGTCCGGGTCACACTTGCACATTGAGAGACTACCATCGGATGCCTGAAATACAACAGCAGGTACTGGTTTAATATAAACAGGAAAGCAATCAactatattattattatgaaacCTATTATAATCTTACTACCCTACGTATAACATTTCCTGCTGACGTGAGAGGTCATTTCAGTGCCATGGAAATACATCACATGTTGATGAGCTTCACTGAAACTCtttgattacttttttttattttttttattacactttttttcttcaactgTTGTTTAACTCAAGAGTTCCTCACTTATAAGTTACACTGCTGTGATCAGTTTTTTATATGGAGAGTGGACGAGAGGAAACCCCTGTATTAAAACTTACCCAATCATTGTCAAGTTATCATGGTGAACTTTTCCTAGTAAGGCGCAAGGCAAGTGATCTCCAGCTAAGTCTGTGGACATGAGAACGCCGTCGACCGCTTGCAGCTAGTAAATTACCTAgtgactgtttatttatttatttatttgattgatgttttacgccatactcaagaatatttcacttatacacgcgaccagcattatggtgggtgtaaaccgggcagagcccggcgaaaacccacgaccatccgcagattgctggaagaccttcccacgtacggccggagaggaagccagcatgggctggacttgaactcacagcaaccgcaacCTGGCGACTGAATACCATGTAAGCACCTCAGCTTCTGTTATTATTTCTtggactaatataacagttcTACTGGTCCCTGGTTAtctgaaattattatttattttaaaagtttttattattaatttaaagTGCTTTAAGTCAAAATATTTCCCTACACTTCCAATGCTCTTATGAGtatattggttttatttttacgTTTGACATCCTACTCCTGAATTGCCTGAATTTTGAAATAAGCTTGACAAATGATGTACTGTACAGCAAGTCGTAGCTCCAATGATCTTCCCAGGTTGTACTCAGCCATTACTGCTACCGGTGCACTAACCTGTACGCCCCGCCCTAATCaactcaaaacaaaacaataccgTCAACATGTTCGGACTGCCGGGTGCCAAATAAttagtttcatttcatttatcctTACCATGGTATGAAGTTGTCAGATGCTGAACTAGACAGGGAATTAAGAGGAATAGTTTTATCAGCAAATAACAGTGTTTTCGTTCTGAATCACTTTCTGAGATCAGCTGAAACTCCCTCTTCCGCATCGAGTCAGTTATCTGAGTCATGCGCACTAAACGTGTTAAGCACTTCCTGTCAACATCAACAcgtgggtacatgtacatccaactTCAAGATGATGAAATGAGCTCATAATCGCCTATAGGCTTCACATATTGTGTAGGTTTTTggaaataatattattttacacTGTGAGtttttgttagttttaaacttaaaatagacgtctcttaatcccaggcGTGACCAACACAACAGGTTGATCAGTTGTACACGTTGCGAAGACCATCGATTTAAACTGGATCTGATGGATGTTCAGAAAATCACGACGACAGAAATTAAAAAAGGGTATTGCTACAGTAAACAAAGATTTGTGTTATGACgttatatagatatacatgtatagtagtaGGCTGAAGTCTACTTTCAGACAAACATGTATAACGTGTATAATGTAGATAGTAACATGTACCAGTAACATGTAAATAgtaacaataaacatgtaaataatgacatgtaaatagtaacaataaacatgtaaataatgacATGTAAATGGATAATGATTTATTGTAACATcatggtaggcctacaactAATGCTGTGACTAAGTAAACATTTGAACTCATGGTTAAGCaatagtgtgcatatgtattgAGGAAGCAACAGCTTGGatggagtatttatttatttatatcattggtgttttattagGCCGGTGACAGTGTAATATTACACTACAAGAGCATGTTACTAACcaaaatatttgtcattgtGTTGTGATTAAAGGTACACAAATCAAACGGCCTAACTTTTAAATTTAGCTGTTAAGTAATCTTTTTTTTGGTATGGTATGACATTAAAGCATCTCATTGTTACTACTGCTTAAATGGAATTCAGCTCTGAAGAACGCAGGGGACAAGTGCAAATTACTATCTGTCAAAAAAACGTGATTTTGTATTCACATGAAtactttattaatttgttttcagaCTTTGATCAAGTCGATGAGTAAAAGAGGGAACAGAGTTGTATGAACTTAAAGATGAATTCTTCTCAAGATGTTCTTCGCTTAGTCCTCAAGGCATCGTCTTTAGATTACGGGAGTTTGATTCCGAGTTTGCTGGAAACCTTGGTGAAGGAGGTGCAAGAAATAAGAGCTGATCTGGCAGTAGGATCATTGCTACCTGATCTATGCTGTAGCCTAGAAGCTTTCCAGCAAGTCTTCTTGTCTTATACTTCCTGTGCTCGGGAAGATTGTTCACATTCACAGGGACAGAAAAGTAAAATAACCAACTGTAACCAGGAGGAATATGTGTTGCAGTGTGTTAAAAATGTAGTTCTCCCTCTTTTACAAAAGCTGCATTTTTTACACAACTACAAGGAAGATAAAGCTGTAAGCCTGCTGATACCTTCATGTGATCTTTTGGcaacatgtataaagtttgCTGATCTCCCAACTAAGTTTCTGATTTGGAATTTCTGCCTGGATTCTTTGTTAAGGCATTCATGCTCCGCAGAAAGTGGAATCGACAACACTGCTGTTGGTAATACTGCCAGTGTGAAGTCTGAAGGTGTTGTGGACTTACATTCCTTGATTGAGATCATGAGATGTTTGTTACAAGAATATAATAAACTGAAAAACCCTGCTGATTTGCATGTCATTTTTCCAGATGATACTTggagtgaaaaaatatttcaggaaattATCAAATTGATTGCAAAGAGGAATGACAAAGTTGTGACAAAGGTCGTTTCACTTGTTGTTGTGAAGTTGCTAAGATGTGACCCAGAAAAGTTGCCCCACAGGCTGGAGATATTGTGGAAAACAGTGTGTGAAGATTTCCACAAATCCATGGCTCTGCCATCCAGTGGTGTTGGTGGCAGCTCTTCTGTTAGTGAGAAACCATATATTGTTCTCTGTGGCCTGGCTGATTTCTACTTTCCAGTTGGCCAGTTTTGTGGAAATCTCCATAAACATATGAACCTTGTGAATAACACAGAGTTTTGGACGATAATTCAAAGTGGTCTAGTTCAAAAGAACCCAGTGACTCGAAAACGATCGCTTTACTTGCTGAAACGTATCAttgatatttgtgaaaatgaaagtgaaaccatAATTCCTGCAGAAAACAGCTTAGAGAACAGCTCTGAGAACAGCTCTGACAAGGAACATGTTGCATGTGCCACAGCAATCTCCAGTGGTACCGGTAGTGGTGTCATGTTTAGGTGGGACCCCGAGTTAAAAATACAGCTCTCCAAGGTCTGGGAAAACTTTATTCTACTGATTGAaactttaaatgaaaaacaGGTAAGAACAAAAGTGTTGCTTTATTGTGATTGTACGATGTAGATTTAGGTTCATGCAAATAGAGCAACAGGTACTTGACAAGGGGTGAAAGTTGTTGCCCTGCTTTGTTGCAgcctttttatttgattatactTAACAAACCAACTTGTTGATGAATTTCAGGGCTGTTAGCAAAGTCTTTGGTGAATTACTTCTCTGTAATGAAGTTAATGTGTCACCATACTGCCTCTAGAATTACTATGCACATAAATACTGTCAAAgcacaaaaaaaaggaaaaaagatgAAGAATTGGAGAAATGAATTGCTGAGTTGTGTTCTGATGGACTTACAGATGATTATCAGACACCTGAAGTAGATTCTGTAATGCCACACAGCAAcatttatgtttatatgtactTAGTAATTTCAGTCCTGGATTCAGTCTTGATCCAGGTTACATGACCAACTTTCACTACCTCTTCTGACAGTTTTTCTATCTTAGCTTGCAAAACTACAATAACAACTTCCTTTAAAGTGCACCTGTAGCCTTGATGAGTTTGATGTAAACTTTATGAATATTTATCAGGCATTCGGAATTCAGTTAATTTACAGCCagaattttaatacattttcagcTTCATGTTGTTCGACCGTTATTCCCTCGTCTGAACCACTTGATAGATGCTTGTTCCAAATCTGATTCTTTGGGTGAGTCACTTTTACAACGTGAATGTTTGAGTGAGTCATTTATACAACGTGAATGTTTGAGTGAGTCATTTTTACAACCTGAATGTTTGAGTGAGTCATTTATACTACCTGAATGTTTGAGCAAGTCATTTATACAACCTGAGCATTTGGATGAGTCACATATACAGCATGGATATTTGGTGAGTCATTTATACTACCAGAATGTTTGAATGAGTCATATATACAACCTGAATGTTTGGATGAGGCACATATACAACACGAATGTTTGGGTGAGTCTCTTATACAACCTGAATGTTTAGGTGAGTCATTTATACAACCTGAGTGAGTCAATTGTACAACCTGAATGTTTGAGTGAGTCATTTATACAACCTGAGTGTTTGGGTGAGTCAGTTCCTCAACTTGAATGTTTGGATGAGCCACTTATAAAACCTGAATGTTTGGTGAGTCAGTTATACAACCTGAATGTTTGGTGAGTCAGTTATACAATGTGAATGTTTGGTGAGTCAGTTATACAACCTGAATGTTTGGGTCAGTCACCTGGATATTTAGATAAATCACTTTTACAACCATACTATAGTTTACAGTTTGGAAAGGTGTCCTTTCGCTGGTTGGTGtcttcctggcagaccttcataGTACAGTCGTCACTGTATGGATGCCTTTGTCTCCAGTACT encodes the following:
- the LOC135467862 gene encoding glia maturation factor gamma-like; translation: MASDGSLSMCKCDPDVLKKCEKFRFRKQKTNAAIVLKIDQKAMTIVLDEEYEDCTVEEVQEDLPQQRPSYVLFSYVLKHDDGRVSYPLAFIFVSPAGCKPEQQMMYAGSKTQLVTDLKATKVFELRSSDEFTEEWLIEQLKR